The Rhodothermales bacterium genome includes a region encoding these proteins:
- a CDS encoding glycosyltransferase family 2 protein, whose protein sequence is MGFIEQLRDWLQPRSIERGEGDAPVAPATGGGTSFARREGVPAPRPAGRGGLPQPVSSIPFLPIEVPRTEADEDKGRKYLTRIMIYGSLSLFLFVVIYLFMEDPGNYLLRWTGKKSTLSWQGLGVYSSIVALVLFLIILLLRYLTQLNTAYLTTTKHTLSEETPRHFPPVSIIVPAYNEGKLLRTTIHSLLHIDYPQYEIIIVDDGSRDDTVYIARSLVGNYGRAQVKLVEKPNGGKSTALNAGIQVSEYDFVLCVDGDSQLSPNTLKAAIRHFEQEDIGAVAGNVKVDNRDNIWTTLQALEYVEGLNMARSAQSLFKLVNIIPGPLGLFRKQAIVDAGYYSSDTFAEDCDLTLKIIREGWRVEYEPNARSYTEAPNTLTDLLKQRYRWTRGIIQAIRKHRDLFFNPTINFGGTVVLWSMAFESLIWPVMNVFANLYFIFIATAFGLIYFLAYWWLSLTILDLIAALYCVAVEKEEARLIFYSLFYRLFFILIVDVCKTFATVEEFLGLGMVWGKLERIGQQA, encoded by the coding sequence ATGGGATTTATAGAACAACTCAGAGACTGGTTACAGCCGCGTTCGATCGAGCGTGGCGAGGGGGATGCCCCGGTCGCTCCGGCTACCGGCGGAGGGACCTCCTTCGCCCGTCGCGAAGGCGTGCCGGCGCCCCGGCCGGCGGGCCGCGGCGGATTGCCGCAGCCCGTCTCCAGCATTCCGTTTCTTCCGATTGAGGTGCCGCGTACCGAGGCCGACGAAGACAAGGGGAGAAAATACCTTACCCGCATCATGATCTACGGGAGCCTGTCGCTCTTCCTGTTCGTGGTGATCTACCTCTTCATGGAGGATCCGGGCAACTATCTGTTGCGGTGGACCGGGAAAAAGAGCACGCTGTCCTGGCAGGGCCTGGGCGTCTATTCGTCGATCGTGGCGCTGGTGCTCTTCCTCATCATCCTGCTGCTGCGTTATCTCACGCAGCTCAATACCGCCTACCTCACCACGACGAAGCACACGCTTTCCGAGGAGACGCCGCGGCATTTCCCTCCGGTATCGATCATCGTGCCGGCGTACAACGAGGGCAAGCTCCTGCGGACGACGATCCATTCGCTGCTCCATATCGACTACCCGCAGTATGAGATCATCATCGTGGATGACGGCTCGCGGGACGACACCGTATACATCGCCCGCTCGCTGGTGGGCAACTACGGGCGCGCGCAGGTGAAGCTGGTCGAGAAGCCCAACGGCGGCAAGTCGACCGCGCTCAACGCCGGCATCCAGGTATCGGAATACGATTTTGTGCTCTGCGTCGACGGCGACTCCCAGCTTTCGCCCAACACGCTCAAGGCGGCCATTCGCCATTTCGAGCAGGAAGACATCGGGGCGGTGGCCGGCAACGTCAAGGTGGACAACCGCGACAACATCTGGACGACGCTGCAGGCGCTCGAATACGTGGAAGGCCTGAACATGGCCCGCTCCGCGCAGAGCCTCTTCAAGCTGGTGAACATCATCCCGGGCCCGCTCGGGCTGTTTCGGAAGCAGGCGATCGTCGATGCCGGCTACTACAGCTCGGACACCTTCGCCGAGGATTGCGACCTCACGCTGAAGATCATCCGGGAAGGGTGGCGCGTCGAATACGAGCCGAACGCCCGTTCGTATACGGAGGCCCCCAACACGCTGACCGACCTCCTGAAGCAACGCTACCGCTGGACGCGCGGCATCATCCAGGCCATCCGGAAGCACCGCGACCTGTTTTTTAACCCGACGATCAACTTCGGCGGGACGGTGGTGCTCTGGTCGATGGCCTTCGAGTCGTTGATCTGGCCGGTCATGAACGTGTTCGCGAACCTCTATTTCATCTTTATCGCCACCGCGTTCGGTCTGATCTACTTCCTCGCGTACTGGTGGCTCAGTCTCACCATTCTGGATCTGATCGCCGCCTTGTATTGCGTGGCGGTCGAAAAAGAGGAAGCGCGTCTGATTTTTTACTCCCTGTTCTACCGGCTCTTCTTCATCCTCATCGTCGACGTCTGCAAAACGTTCGCGACCGTCGAGGAATTTCTGGGCCTCGGGATGGTGTGGGGGAAATTGGAACGAATTGGTCAGCAAGCATGA
- a CDS encoding polysaccharide deacetylase family protein — protein sequence MSPSNLHSAARRPSGRRVLALALLLLGALAAPRAQAQGIHPEVTLTQPYDDVANGLAWLSAARTPQIGILAPPAFADSAYATEKAYADEVVRGWEYFLVGLDIPYRILEDSSLTDASLAPLRLIVLPASSVMSAPHQAAVRRYIERGGGVIASGPIATMAAPGEPADDRFMQDVFGLRLAGVLPDTINGVDVSLRGGHPITDGLPDGYAFNVGRAPGVTLAVPLRNESLGSTKNYSGQLLSEDPTLFAHGRFGAGEFVWMGFTGRDVSRIPDSQQVFQALMINAMACLTRTPAVAIRPWPRGAKSAFVLAVLPEIGHQPYQFLTVMDVLMEALRAEQAPATFFLTTDETIFYPQLVRQMGEEGEVALSADTDELLAGQPPALQRQRLEHAMAAFEAQTGQRPAGLYAPGGLYDVETLKTAHELGLSYVLDATPGFRVPTFVRWERELDYRDSLLLGGTPPRDVVRFYPSELTNPAYWGSQSSPNAMIVRMASALKGDLDRIETSGGLFLYAFEPGIQALTKRRADVIEALARHARLRGSWMTTLGEVGAWWKQRDNLSVRLQADRRDEAFDVVLQNDGPEAVRAVTLAMQLYDRSETVLDVAGADWRLDEASNALILVVDTARPGETVISVRLAPRPESLSSAIGR from the coding sequence ATGAGCCCATCCAACCTACATAGCGCCGCACGCCGTCCTTCGGGCCGGCGGGTTCTCGCGTTGGCGCTGCTCCTGCTGGGCGCGCTCGCCGCGCCGCGCGCGCAGGCTCAGGGCATCCACCCGGAGGTGACGCTCACCCAGCCGTACGACGACGTCGCCAACGGCCTGGCCTGGCTCTCCGCGGCGCGTACGCCCCAGATCGGTATCCTCGCGCCGCCGGCTTTCGCCGATTCGGCCTATGCGACCGAAAAAGCCTATGCCGACGAGGTGGTGCGCGGGTGGGAGTATTTTCTGGTCGGACTGGACATCCCCTATCGCATCCTGGAGGATTCCAGCCTCACCGATGCCTCGCTCGCCCCGCTCCGCCTGATCGTTTTGCCGGCGTCCTCCGTCATGTCCGCCCCGCATCAGGCCGCCGTCCGGCGGTATATCGAGCGCGGCGGCGGCGTGATCGCCTCGGGGCCCATCGCCACGATGGCGGCACCCGGCGAGCCTGCGGACGATCGGTTCATGCAGGACGTGTTCGGGCTCCGCCTGGCCGGGGTGCTACCGGATACCATCAATGGCGTCGACGTGAGCCTGCGCGGCGGGCACCCCATCACCGACGGACTGCCGGACGGCTACGCGTTCAACGTGGGGCGGGCCCCGGGGGTCACGCTGGCCGTGCCGCTGCGCAACGAGTCGCTCGGGTCGACCAAGAATTATTCGGGGCAGCTGCTCTCCGAAGATCCTACGCTGTTCGCGCATGGCCGTTTTGGCGCCGGCGAGTTCGTATGGATGGGCTTTACCGGGCGCGATGTCTCCCGCATACCGGACTCCCAGCAGGTCTTCCAGGCCCTGATGATCAATGCGATGGCGTGCCTCACCCGCACGCCGGCGGTGGCCATCCGGCCGTGGCCGCGCGGCGCGAAGTCGGCCTTCGTGCTGGCCGTCCTGCCCGAGATCGGTCATCAGCCCTATCAGTTTCTGACCGTGATGGACGTGCTCATGGAGGCGCTGCGCGCCGAGCAGGCGCCGGCGACGTTTTTCCTCACCACCGACGAAACCATCTTCTATCCCCAACTCGTCCGCCAGATGGGCGAGGAGGGCGAAGTGGCGCTGTCGGCCGACACCGACGAACTCCTGGCCGGCCAGCCGCCGGCGTTGCAGCGCCAGCGCCTCGAACACGCGATGGCCGCGTTCGAAGCACAAACCGGCCAGCGGCCGGCGGGGCTCTACGCGCCGGGCGGACTCTATGATGTCGAGACCCTCAAAACGGCGCACGAACTCGGCCTCTCCTATGTCCTCGACGCGACCCCCGGCTTCCGGGTCCCCACCTTCGTGCGGTGGGAGCGCGAACTCGATTACCGCGATTCGCTCCTCCTGGGCGGGACGCCGCCCCGCGACGTCGTCCGGTTCTATCCGAGCGAGTTGACCAACCCGGCGTACTGGGGCAGCCAGTCGTCTCCCAACGCCATGATCGTTCGGATGGCCTCGGCGCTGAAGGGCGACCTCGACCGCATCGAGACGAGCGGCGGCCTCTTCCTCTACGCGTTCGAACCCGGCATCCAGGCGCTCACCAAGCGCCGCGCCGATGTGATCGAGGCGCTGGCCCGGCATGCCCGTCTGCGCGGCAGCTGGATGACGACGCTCGGGGAAGTCGGAGCCTGGTGGAAACAGCGCGACAACCTCTCGGTGCGCCTGCAGGCCGACCGGCGCGATGAGGCGTTCGATGTCGTGCTGCAAAATGACGGCCCCGAAGCCGTCCGCGCCGTGACGCTCGCCATGCAGCTGTACGACCGCTCGGAGACCGTGCTCGACGTCGCCGGCGCCGACTGGCGCCTTGACGAGGCCTCGAACGCGCTCATCCTCGTCGTCGATACGGCGCGCCCGGGCGAGACCGTCATATCCGTCCGCCTCGCGCCCCGTCCCGAATCCCTCTCCTCCGCGATAGGCCGCTAG
- the leuS gene encoding leucine--tRNA ligase has protein sequence MAGYPFAEIEQKWQRVWEGAKTFRTPDQVDPSRPKYYVLDMFPYPSGVGLHVGHPLGYIATDILARYKRMRGVNVLHPMGFDAFGLPAEQFAVEHGVHPQITTQNNIDNMLRQLKRLGLSYDWDRVISTTDVDYYRWTQWIFLQLYHSYVDQETQRARPIAELVQKLEAGAWTIDENNRLSPAGGQTWITLTPARKEAVLANYRLAFLAEVPVNWCPQLGTVLANEEVTNEGRSERGNYPVFKRPLRQWMLRITAMAERLGSDLELIDWPEAIKIMQRNWIGRSEGAHIVFPIDGHEDALKVFTTRPDTLFGATYMVLAPEHPLVDTLTTAAQREAVAAYKAWAQSRSEIDRMAEGKEKTGAFTGAYAINPANGQRIPIWIADYVLMGYGTGAIMAVPAQDERDWAFAKTFDLPIIRTVQPPDGFGDEAFTGDGPAINSDFLNGLGVKEAKRKMTAWLEEHGHGEGTINYRLRDWLFSRQRYWGEPFPILHGPNGEIRPVDAAELPVRLPEMEDFSPTASDDPDAPPRPPLGRAPESWRHVTIDGVRYERELNTMPQWAGSCWYYLRFIDPENEAAFVDPDKERYWMGGKGIDLYVGGAEHAVLHLLYARFWHKVLFDLGHVSTPEPFGRLFNQGYIQAYAYRDARGIAVAADDVVDQDGRPATEVQDQPNRRYFYKGEPVTQEYGKMGKSLKNAVNPDDMCDSYGCDTLRLYEMYLGPLDASKPWNTRDIVGVNRFLQRIWRNFVEEDTDRLLVVDDAPTDEHVRLLHKTIKRVTDDMERLSFNTAIAALIEMNNAIKGLDRIPRALAEPFVLMLAPMAPHVCEELWQRFGHAESLAHAPWPAYDERFLQQDTLEIAVQVNGKVRGTLVIAADASKDAILSAARALENVAKHLEGKTMRREIYVPGKIVNLVVG, from the coding sequence ATGGCTGGTTATCCCTTCGCCGAAATCGAACAGAAATGGCAGCGCGTGTGGGAAGGAGCGAAGACCTTCCGCACACCCGACCAGGTCGACCCCTCCAGGCCGAAGTATTACGTGCTGGATATGTTTCCGTATCCGTCCGGGGTCGGGCTCCACGTCGGCCACCCGCTCGGCTACATCGCGACCGACATCCTCGCGCGGTACAAGCGCATGCGGGGCGTCAATGTGCTGCATCCGATGGGGTTCGATGCCTTCGGGCTGCCGGCCGAGCAGTTCGCCGTCGAGCATGGCGTCCATCCCCAGATCACGACGCAGAATAACATCGACAACATGCTCCGCCAGCTGAAGCGGCTGGGGCTGAGTTACGATTGGGACCGCGTCATTTCCACGACGGATGTCGATTATTACCGCTGGACCCAGTGGATTTTCCTGCAGCTGTACCACAGCTACGTCGACCAGGAAACGCAGCGTGCCCGCCCGATCGCCGAACTGGTGCAGAAGCTGGAGGCCGGCGCCTGGACGATCGATGAAAACAACCGGCTGTCGCCGGCGGGCGGACAGACTTGGATCACGCTGACGCCGGCCCGTAAAGAGGCCGTGCTGGCGAACTACCGCCTCGCCTTCCTGGCCGAAGTGCCCGTAAACTGGTGCCCGCAACTCGGCACCGTGCTGGCCAACGAGGAAGTCACCAACGAGGGCCGCAGCGAACGCGGCAACTACCCGGTCTTCAAGCGCCCGTTGCGGCAGTGGATGCTGCGCATCACGGCGATGGCCGAACGCCTGGGATCCGACCTGGAGCTGATCGATTGGCCCGAGGCCATCAAGATCATGCAGCGCAACTGGATCGGCCGGAGCGAGGGCGCCCACATCGTTTTTCCGATCGACGGACACGAGGACGCGCTGAAGGTCTTCACGACGCGGCCCGACACCCTGTTCGGCGCCACGTATATGGTGCTCGCGCCCGAGCATCCGCTCGTCGATACCCTGACGACGGCCGCGCAACGCGAGGCCGTCGCGGCCTACAAGGCGTGGGCGCAGAGCCGGTCGGAGATCGACCGCATGGCCGAGGGCAAGGAGAAAACCGGCGCCTTCACGGGCGCCTACGCCATCAACCCGGCCAACGGTCAGCGCATCCCGATCTGGATCGCCGATTATGTGTTGATGGGCTACGGCACCGGCGCCATCATGGCCGTGCCGGCGCAGGATGAGCGCGACTGGGCCTTTGCGAAAACCTTCGACCTGCCGATCATCCGAACCGTACAGCCGCCCGACGGCTTCGGCGACGAGGCGTTCACGGGCGACGGGCCGGCCATCAACAGCGACTTCCTGAACGGCCTCGGGGTGAAGGAGGCCAAACGAAAGATGACCGCCTGGCTCGAAGAGCACGGCCACGGCGAAGGCACGATCAACTACCGGTTGCGCGACTGGCTCTTCAGCCGGCAGCGCTACTGGGGCGAGCCGTTTCCGATCCTGCACGGCCCCAACGGCGAAATCCGGCCGGTCGACGCCGCCGAACTGCCGGTGCGCCTGCCGGAAATGGAGGACTTCTCCCCCACGGCCAGCGACGATCCGGACGCTCCGCCGCGCCCGCCGCTCGGCCGCGCCCCCGAAAGCTGGCGCCACGTCACCATCGACGGCGTCCGCTACGAGCGCGAGCTGAACACGATGCCGCAATGGGCCGGCTCGTGCTGGTACTACCTCCGGTTCATCGACCCCGAAAACGAGGCGGCCTTCGTCGACCCCGACAAAGAGCGCTACTGGATGGGCGGCAAGGGCATCGACCTCTATGTGGGCGGCGCCGAACACGCCGTGCTGCACCTGCTCTACGCCCGGTTCTGGCACAAGGTGCTCTTCGACCTGGGCCACGTCTCGACGCCCGAGCCGTTTGGACGGCTCTTCAACCAGGGCTATATCCAGGCCTACGCCTATCGGGACGCCCGCGGGATCGCCGTGGCGGCCGACGATGTCGTGGACCAGGACGGCCGGCCGGCGACCGAGGTGCAGGACCAGCCAAATCGCCGCTACTTTTACAAGGGCGAGCCGGTGACGCAGGAGTACGGCAAGATGGGCAAGAGCCTGAAGAATGCCGTCAATCCGGACGACATGTGCGACAGCTACGGCTGCGACACGCTCCGCCTGTACGAGATGTACCTCGGCCCACTGGATGCCTCGAAGCCGTGGAATACGCGCGACATCGTCGGCGTCAACCGCTTCCTCCAGCGCATCTGGCGGAATTTTGTCGAGGAGGATACCGACCGGCTGCTCGTCGTGGACGACGCACCAACCGACGAGCATGTGCGCCTCCTCCACAAGACGATCAAGCGCGTGACGGACGACATGGAGCGGCTGAGTTTCAACACCGCCATCGCGGCCCTCATCGAAATGAACAATGCGATCAAAGGGCTCGATCGGATCCCCCGCGCCCTCGCGGAGCCGTTCGTCCTGATGCTCGCCCCGATGGCGCCGCACGTGTGCGAGGAATTGTGGCAGCGGTTCGGCCACGCGGAGTCGCTCGCGCACGCGCCGTGGCCGGCGTATGACGAACGCTTCCTGCAGCAAGACACGCTGGAGATCGCCGTCCAGGTCAACGGCAAAGTCCGCGGCACCCTCGTGATCGCCGCCGACGCGTCGAAAGACGCCATCCTCTCGGCCGCCCGCGCGCTGGAAAACGTCGCGAAACACCTCGAGGGCAAGACGATGCGCCGGGAGATTTACGTGCCCGGGAAAATCGTCAACCTGGTGGTGGGGTGA
- a CDS encoding tetratricopeptide repeat protein, protein MKRFVHPTLFLMALAACWPAARPAHAQTSPVPAQNVTMAGEPFRPIDELARYVADHPNDYQARRQYADALYEDSRFPEAANQYEVYLQGMQGSPESVHRYLIALASYAGDNARGERVAERYLAFFPTDSDLHMRLGYFRLWQGKYDTAVDAFEQALRLNPANAEARQGLQATREGRTVVQRLSTPPPVRAVNPADQPLLDERRYRFIEELLAYRRFADAYDQLMLLSERHTETQRWLAMYETIDKGLVSSVGFTPAYPVDRYTYLLQQHPSDRTLRYNLVDALADAGRIAEAYDVLLDQDYVTPEDSGYVSRLAMLESERATLASGYMAKLEARFSNESNDRDVLRELIDAFIAQRRSDEALTLYERMIASYPDDASARYEYANLLTQNGLFPEAGEQVEMLLARDSTELAYRMLYARLEIASGRITARSGRYLDEHLARYPDDADALLDRAERELTLGRLDAADRNLRRAFAVGTPSDRNRMYAIDARIERALQRRNLDREAQALSEARMLAGLGNTQAAIDDYERYFQVAGRRPRAVLVEMAEVYAQAEQYGKAIGILESLQELEYEYALAWMIARYRYYLEDRAGAIRELEDMIARNPRDVAARDLLAQIYLESRRFAQADTVYHHRVDRLGLFSRLEPVAEERLNQRIQLVEHMFDTDYAGLFVPVSQYITARGRITEYEHWAQGMLTQVTVPRDTARSAQNPFVLTAGLISHFQNGTRRLLPNSGTAVERVNQIMAGGIFDMTNPRRPKARRECPAPRVDLENAQGYIAQVDTSETVSRMAVSLGLFDYAGGRTTGFAEINYQNKRRWIGDDCYWHEKHSYALSARSTEGATVLWSPAGGQFGLRLTQFEAKGKQRFLKNDRLTVMAGLALNVVRGRADSTTTGISSNVGTDLRLESSYRFQRFLSLGLSLNNINYRHVLETYFSPQDYRSYDIWLEFEGEYKRRWYVRARATTGLVSYRRDAFAARIESDVIYQIVERVSVSVSGSTGYSVRFLEGSGLLRDDRYRMGVLAASLYWTL, encoded by the coding sequence ATGAAGCGTTTCGTTCACCCTACCCTCTTTTTGATGGCGCTGGCGGCATGCTGGCCGGCCGCACGGCCGGCTCATGCGCAGACCAGCCCCGTGCCGGCGCAGAACGTCACGATGGCCGGCGAACCGTTCCGGCCCATCGACGAGCTGGCGCGTTATGTCGCGGACCATCCGAACGACTACCAGGCCCGCCGGCAGTATGCCGACGCCCTCTACGAGGACAGCCGCTTTCCGGAAGCCGCCAATCAATACGAAGTTTATCTCCAGGGCATGCAGGGCAGCCCGGAATCGGTCCACCGTTATCTGATCGCGCTGGCGTCCTACGCCGGCGATAACGCCCGAGGCGAACGGGTGGCGGAACGGTATCTGGCCTTTTTCCCGACCGATTCCGATCTCCATATGCGCCTCGGGTATTTCCGCCTGTGGCAGGGCAAATACGATACGGCCGTCGACGCCTTCGAGCAGGCGCTGCGCCTGAATCCGGCGAATGCGGAAGCGCGGCAGGGCCTCCAAGCCACGCGAGAAGGCCGCACCGTAGTCCAGCGGCTCTCCACGCCGCCGCCCGTGCGCGCCGTCAACCCCGCCGATCAGCCGCTGCTCGACGAGCGCCGCTACCGGTTTATCGAAGAGCTGCTGGCCTACCGCCGTTTTGCCGACGCGTACGATCAGCTGATGCTGCTGTCCGAACGGCACACCGAGACGCAGCGGTGGCTGGCGATGTACGAGACGATCGACAAGGGCCTGGTTTCTTCGGTCGGTTTTACGCCGGCGTATCCCGTCGATCGCTATACCTACCTGCTGCAGCAGCATCCGTCCGACCGGACCTTGCGCTACAATCTGGTGGATGCCCTGGCCGATGCCGGCCGCATCGCCGAGGCGTACGACGTGTTGCTGGATCAGGACTACGTGACGCCCGAGGATTCGGGCTACGTGAGCCGGCTGGCGATGCTGGAATCCGAGCGCGCCACGCTGGCGTCCGGCTATATGGCCAAGCTGGAGGCGCGTTTCTCGAACGAGTCGAACGATCGCGACGTGCTGCGCGAGCTGATCGACGCCTTTATCGCGCAGCGCCGGTCCGACGAGGCGCTGACCCTCTACGAGCGGATGATCGCCTCGTATCCGGACGATGCGAGCGCACGCTATGAATACGCGAACCTGCTCACCCAGAACGGACTCTTCCCCGAGGCCGGCGAGCAGGTTGAGATGCTGCTGGCGCGGGATTCGACCGAGCTGGCGTATCGGATGCTTTATGCGCGTTTGGAGATCGCATCGGGCCGCATCACGGCGCGCTCCGGCCGGTATCTGGACGAACATCTCGCGCGGTATCCCGACGACGCCGACGCCTTGCTCGATCGCGCCGAACGCGAACTGACGCTGGGCCGGCTCGACGCCGCCGATCGCAACCTGCGCCGCGCCTTCGCCGTCGGGACGCCATCCGACCGGAACCGGATGTATGCGATCGACGCGCGGATCGAGCGCGCGCTGCAACGCCGCAACCTCGACCGCGAGGCCCAGGCCCTGAGCGAGGCGCGCATGCTCGCCGGCCTCGGCAATACGCAGGCGGCCATCGACGACTACGAACGCTACTTCCAGGTCGCCGGCCGCCGGCCGCGCGCCGTCCTCGTCGAGATGGCGGAGGTCTATGCCCAGGCCGAGCAGTACGGCAAGGCCATCGGCATCCTCGAGAGCCTGCAGGAGCTGGAATATGAATACGCGCTGGCCTGGATGATCGCCCGGTACCGGTATTACCTCGAGGACCGGGCCGGCGCCATCCGCGAACTGGAGGATATGATCGCCCGCAATCCGCGGGACGTGGCCGCGCGCGACCTGCTGGCGCAGATCTATCTCGAATCCCGCCGGTTCGCGCAGGCCGATACCGTGTACCACCATCGGGTCGACCGCCTCGGGTTGTTCTCGCGGCTCGAACCGGTGGCCGAGGAGCGGCTCAACCAGCGCATCCAGCTGGTGGAGCACATGTTCGACACCGATTACGCCGGCCTCTTCGTGCCGGTGTCCCAGTACATCACGGCGCGGGGCCGGATCACGGAATACGAACACTGGGCCCAGGGCATGCTCACGCAGGTGACGGTGCCCCGGGACACGGCCCGGTCCGCCCAGAACCCGTTCGTGCTGACGGCCGGCCTCATCTCCCACTTTCAGAACGGCACCCGCCGCCTCCTGCCCAACTCGGGCACGGCGGTGGAACGGGTGAATCAGATCATGGCGGGGGGGATCTTCGATATGACGAATCCCCGGCGCCCGAAGGCGCGCCGCGAATGTCCGGCGCCACGGGTGGATCTGGAGAACGCGCAAGGCTACATCGCCCAGGTGGACACGTCGGAGACGGTGAGCCGCATGGCCGTATCGCTGGGCCTGTTCGATTACGCCGGCGGGCGCACCACCGGCTTCGCGGAGATCAACTACCAGAACAAGCGCCGCTGGATCGGCGACGATTGTTACTGGCATGAAAAGCATTCGTACGCCCTCAGCGCGCGGAGCACCGAGGGCGCTACCGTGCTCTGGTCGCCGGCCGGCGGTCAGTTCGGGCTCCGGCTGACCCAGTTCGAGGCCAAGGGCAAACAGCGCTTCCTGAAGAACGACCGGCTTACGGTGATGGCGGGCCTCGCCCTGAACGTCGTGCGCGGCCGCGCCGACAGCACGACGACGGGCATTAGTTCCAACGTCGGGACCGACCTGCGCCTCGAGAGCAGCTACCGCTTCCAGCGCTTCCTGAGTCTCGGGCTCTCCCTGAACAACATCAACTACCGGCACGTCCTCGAGACCTACTTCTCCCCCCAGGACTACCGTTCGTACGACATCTGGCTCGAATTCGAGGGCGAATACAAACGCCGCTGGTATGTCCGCGCCCGCGCCACGACCGGGCTGGTGTCGTACCGGCGTGACGCCTTCGCGGCGCGCATCGAGTCGGACGTGATTTACCAGATCGTCGAACGCGTCTCCGTCAGTGTCAGCGGCAGCACCGGATATTCCGTGCGTTTTCTTGAAGGAAGCGGTCTCCTCCGTGACGACAGATATCGTATGGGCGTCCTGGCGGCTTCTTTGTACTGGACGCTCTAG
- a CDS encoding YceI family protein: MTTTQIAEGTFAVDAAHSEIGFQVRHLGISTVKGSFGAFEATVKADGALTSLTTKATIQVASVDTRNTDRDNHLRSADFFDAEHHPVMTFESTGVASKGDSEFTMTGNLTIRGVTKPIELKGEFLGGAKDPWGNEKIAFSAVGKINRTDYGLNWNAVLEAGGLLVSEEVKIVLEIQAVKQA, from the coding sequence ATGACTACGACCCAGATCGCCGAAGGCACCTTTGCCGTCGATGCCGCCCATTCTGAAATCGGTTTCCAGGTACGCCACCTCGGGATTTCGACCGTCAAGGGCTCGTTCGGAGCATTTGAAGCGACCGTCAAGGCGGACGGCGCCCTCACCTCCCTGACCACGAAAGCCACGATCCAGGTGGCTTCGGTCGATACGCGGAACACGGATCGCGACAATCACCTGCGTTCGGCGGACTTTTTCGATGCGGAGCATCACCCTGTGATGACTTTCGAGAGCACCGGCGTCGCCTCGAAGGGCGATTCCGAGTTCACGATGACGGGCAACCTCACCATCCGGGGCGTCACGAAGCCTATCGAGCTGAAGGGTGAGTTTCTCGGTGGGGCCAAGGACCCCTGGGGCAACGAAAAGATCGCCTTCTCGGCGGTCGGCAAGATCAACCGGACCGACTACGGTCTGAACTGGAATGCGGTGCTTGAGGCCGGCGGGTTGCTGGTGAGCGAAGAAGTCAAGATCGTGCTTGAGATCCAGGCGGTGAAGCAGGCCTGA
- the bshB1 gene encoding bacillithiol biosynthesis deacetylase BshB1, whose amino-acid sequence MPTPLHLLAFAAHPDDVELSAGGTLCKLANAGYRVGIVDFTRGELGSRGTPEGRLEEAAEAGRIMGLAARENLGLPDGDIENSKRNQGRVIETLRRYRPHIVLVNAAVDRHPDHGAAHRLAMSAIFYSGLRKVETVEHDGSPQEPWRPHHILQYMQTTPFEPTLVVDVGDVWEQRTRALLAFRSQIANPDYTPAADEPQTFVSNPMFFRFIEARAQTFGYSIGATHGEGFRYEQTPLGVSDLVAFLDRERVFR is encoded by the coding sequence ATGCCAACTCCACTCCACCTCCTCGCGTTCGCCGCCCACCCCGACGATGTCGAACTCTCCGCCGGCGGCACCCTGTGCAAGCTGGCCAACGCCGGCTACCGCGTCGGCATCGTCGACTTCACGCGCGGCGAACTGGGCAGCCGGGGCACGCCGGAAGGCCGGCTCGAAGAGGCGGCGGAAGCCGGCCGGATCATGGGGCTGGCGGCCCGCGAAAACCTGGGTCTGCCCGACGGCGACATCGAGAACTCGAAACGCAACCAGGGACGCGTGATCGAAACCCTGCGCCGGTACCGGCCGCATATCGTCCTGGTGAATGCCGCGGTGGATCGTCACCCCGATCACGGGGCGGCGCACCGCCTGGCGATGTCGGCCATCTTCTACAGCGGGCTGCGCAAAGTGGAAACGGTGGAGCACGACGGAAGTCCGCAGGAGCCGTGGCGCCCCCACCACATCCTCCAGTACATGCAGACGACGCCGTTCGAACCGACGCTGGTGGTCGATGTGGGGGACGTCTGGGAACAGCGTACGCGCGCGCTGCTGGCCTTCCGGTCGCAGATCGCGAATCCGGACTACACGCCGGCGGCCGACGAGCCGCAGACGTTCGTATCCAATCCGATGTTTTTCCGGTTCATCGAGGCGCGGGCCCAGACCTTCGGCTACAGCATCGGGGCGACGCACGGCGAAGGGTTTCGCTACGAACAGACGCCGCTCGGCGTATCCGATCTGGTGGCTTTCCTGGATCGGGAACGGGTCTTTCGCTAG